A genome region from Hevea brasiliensis isolate MT/VB/25A 57/8 chromosome 9, ASM3005281v1, whole genome shotgun sequence includes the following:
- the LOC110654721 gene encoding peter Pan-like protein isoform X3 yields MSSRASRTLYVGNLPGDIREREVEDLFYKYGSIAHIDLKIPPRPPGYAFVEKKRKISVKSVVKKNQGNVDHVTGDKIPKSFVFSRGKLPGPLKQLQMDLRKLMLPYTALNLREKKRNNLRDFLNVSGPMGVTHFLILSKTETAPYLRVARTPQGPTLIFKIHEYSTAQDVAQSQLRPRCPQDLFKNPPLIVLSGFGSGEQHLKLTTIMFQNIFPAIDINTVKLASCQRVVLLNYNKDTKLIDFRHYSIRLQPVGVSRRIRKFVQKHQVPDLRSLQDVSDFVTKAGYGSESEADDEAATVTLASDLGRVNRASTKSAVKLQEIGPRMTLQLIKVEEGLCSGSVIFSEYGIVGDKKKQEENQEEDEDNQDDDDDDLEKK; encoded by the exons TATGGATCCATAGCACACATTGATCTCAAGATCCCACCACGGCCACCTGGATATGCATTTGTTGAG aagaagaggaagatcTCTGTGAAGTCAGTTGTGAAAAAGAATCAGGGCAATGTAGATCATGTCACAGGTGATAAGATCCCAAAGAGCTTTGTGTTTTCGAGAGGGAAGTTGCCCGGTCCTCTAAAGCAACTTCAGATGGACCTAAGAAAGTTGATGCTTCCCTATACAGCTCTCAATCTTAGG GAGAAGAAACGAAATAACCTCAGGGACTTTTTGAATGTTTCAGGGCCTATGGGTGTCACCCATTTCCTTATATTGTCAAAAACTGAAACTGCACCCTATCTGAGGGTTGCAAGGACCCCTCAGGGCCCAACCCTTATATTTAAGATACACGAGTATTCAACAGCACAAGATGTAGCGCAGTCTCAATTGCGCCCTAGATGCCCTCAAGATCTTTTCAAAAATCCTCCATTG ATTGTTCTTTCTGGTTTTGGGTCAGGAGAACAACATCTGAAGCTCACAACTATAATGTTTCAGAACATCTTTCCAGCTATTGATATTAACACT GTCAAACTTGCCTCTTGCCAGAGAGTTGTGTTACTGAATTATAACAAGGATACAAAGCTTATTGATTTTCGGCATTATTCCATCAGACTCCAACCTGTGGGGGTCTCCCGTAGAATCAGAAAGTTTGTACAAAAACACCAAGTCCCTGATCTTAGGAGTCTCCAAGACGTGAGTGACTTTGTTACTAA GGCTGGGTATGGATCAGAAAGTGAAGCAGATGATGAAGCAGCAACAGTGACTCTGGCTAGTGATCTTGGTAGAGTTAATAGGGCTTCTACAAAAAGTGCTGTCAAGCTTCAGGAAATTGGACCCAGAATGACTCTACAACTCATCAAGGTTGAGGAGGGATTGTGTTCTGGCAGTGTCATTTTCAGTGAGTATG GAATTGTTGGAGACAAGAAAAAGCAGGAGGAAAATCAGGAAGAGGATGAAGATAAtcaggatgatgatgatgatgatcttgaaaaaaaataa
- the LOC110654721 gene encoding peter Pan-like protein isoform X6, giving the protein MSSRASRTLYVGNLPGDIREREVEDLFYKKKRKISVKSVVKKNQGNVDHVTGDKIPKSFVFSRGKLPGPLKQLQMDLRKLMLPYTALNLREKKRNNLRDFLNVSGPMGVTHFLILSKTETAPYLRVARTPQGPTLIFKIHEYSTAQDVAQSQLRPRCPQDLFKNPPLIVLSGFGSGEQHLKLTTIMFQNIFPAIDINTVKLASCQRVVLLNYNKDTKLIDFRHYSIRLQPVGVSRRIRKFVQKHQVPDLRSLQDVSDFVTKAGYGSESEADDEAATVTLASDLGRVNRASTKSAVKLQEIGPRMTLQLIKVEEGLCSGSVIFSEYGIVGDKKKQEENQEEDEDNQDDDDDDLEKK; this is encoded by the exons aagaagaggaagatcTCTGTGAAGTCAGTTGTGAAAAAGAATCAGGGCAATGTAGATCATGTCACAGGTGATAAGATCCCAAAGAGCTTTGTGTTTTCGAGAGGGAAGTTGCCCGGTCCTCTAAAGCAACTTCAGATGGACCTAAGAAAGTTGATGCTTCCCTATACAGCTCTCAATCTTAGG GAGAAGAAACGAAATAACCTCAGGGACTTTTTGAATGTTTCAGGGCCTATGGGTGTCACCCATTTCCTTATATTGTCAAAAACTGAAACTGCACCCTATCTGAGGGTTGCAAGGACCCCTCAGGGCCCAACCCTTATATTTAAGATACACGAGTATTCAACAGCACAAGATGTAGCGCAGTCTCAATTGCGCCCTAGATGCCCTCAAGATCTTTTCAAAAATCCTCCATTG ATTGTTCTTTCTGGTTTTGGGTCAGGAGAACAACATCTGAAGCTCACAACTATAATGTTTCAGAACATCTTTCCAGCTATTGATATTAACACT GTCAAACTTGCCTCTTGCCAGAGAGTTGTGTTACTGAATTATAACAAGGATACAAAGCTTATTGATTTTCGGCATTATTCCATCAGACTCCAACCTGTGGGGGTCTCCCGTAGAATCAGAAAGTTTGTACAAAAACACCAAGTCCCTGATCTTAGGAGTCTCCAAGACGTGAGTGACTTTGTTACTAA GGCTGGGTATGGATCAGAAAGTGAAGCAGATGATGAAGCAGCAACAGTGACTCTGGCTAGTGATCTTGGTAGAGTTAATAGGGCTTCTACAAAAAGTGCTGTCAAGCTTCAGGAAATTGGACCCAGAATGACTCTACAACTCATCAAGGTTGAGGAGGGATTGTGTTCTGGCAGTGTCATTTTCAGTGAGTATG GAATTGTTGGAGACAAGAAAAAGCAGGAGGAAAATCAGGAAGAGGATGAAGATAAtcaggatgatgatgatgatgatcttgaaaaaaaataa
- the LOC110654724 gene encoding uncharacterized protein LOC110654724 produces the protein NKSQQTSISFTVLSQKPPIDRATSLPIDSIDISKLSIIDDDRPIGVGTSPYKEGSLRLIARKRRRRGSRPVSGRSSDRSGARRCCSVGASAAHGTCSDFPLAVGTDSSGELFGNGDANWASDVSEAKNSSRREREREREEKENLGIGVGFGQFGNFDAQGNESGYGNEPGYRGDAEFGYEDELDEEEEDARLLFWGDQFGEDSKMEMVGENTFLDQKAHYRCRRKKHDC, from the exons AACAAAAGCCAGCAGACATCAATTTCTTTTACTGTCCTCTCGCAGAAACCTCCAATTGATCGCGCTACTTCACTTCCAATTGATTCAATCGACATCTCTAAGCTCTCAATCATCGACGACGACAGGCCGATCGGTGTTGGGACAAGTCCTTATAAGGAAGGTAGCTTACGGTTGATCGCTCGCAAACGCAGGCGGCGCGGGTCTCGGCCTGTGTCTGGTCGGAGCTCCGATCGGAGTGGAGCTCGACGGTGTTGCTCAGTTGGGGCGTCTGCCGCTCATGGGACCTGCTCGGATTTCCCGTTAGCGGTGGGTACTGACTCTAGCGGCGAGCTCTTTGGGAATGGGGACGCCAATTGGGCGTCGGATGTGAGTGAAGCGAAGAATTCATCGAGGAGGGAGAGGGAAAGGGAGAGAGAGGAGAAAGAGAATTTGGGTATTGGTGTTGGGTTTGGGCAGTTTGGGAATTTCGATGCTCAAGGGAACGAGTCTGGATATGGGAACGAGCCGGGATATAGAGGGGACGCAGAGTTTGGGTATGAGGATGAGCTTGATGAGGAGGAAGAAGACGCAAGGTTGTTGTTTTGGGGTGACCAATTTGGAGAAG ATTCTAAGATGGAGATGGTTGGCGAGAACACATTCTTGGATCAGAAGGCACATTACAGATGTCGTCGCAAGAAGCATGATTGCTGA
- the LOC110654723 gene encoding DExH-box ATP-dependent RNA helicase DExH8-like, which yields MAASSSPTGSCSSSYVSPFSQPEFSSLPVMSLREKIVEKIKENRVTLIVGETGCGKSSQIPQFLLEENMEPIICTQPRRFAVVAVAKMVAQARNCELGGEVGYHIGHSKLFSARSKIVFKTAGVLLEEMKEKGLNALKYKVIILDEVHERSIESDLALVCVKQFLLKNNDLRVVLMSATADFGRYRDYFKDLGRGERVEVLAIPSSDQQALFQRRVSYLEQITEFLGISSESLAARYCSGPNPSMAAADIKPEVHRLIYDLIVHIHDNEPDIEKGILVFLPTYRDLEQQWNLLKPLSSWFKVHILHRSVDTEQALMAMKIWKSHRKVILATNIAESSVTIPKVAYVIDSCRSLQVFWDFTRKMDSAELIWVSKSQADQRKGRTGRTCDGQIYRLVTGSFFNKLQEHESPAILRLSLRQQVLMICCAESKAINDPRALLQKVLDPPHPEAVEEALNLLVRIKALRISTRGRYEPSFYGRLLASFSLSFDASVLILKFGDIGLLREGILMGILMDTQPLPILHPFGEEHLFTEYTFRYFGGDCNNIVKLGRKEMVLIGNLCAYQFWQRVFKDKHRLEHLKRLSRFDEMKAVTSLLLKIEEEWCSFHNLVQSSLHQVSEIYEDVLNSLHRFRPRFLAKCDGLPTYYDPYEFGHVCLLKSQRNGDRVVAADDEDEPSNETKKCCAVPFVASGHFQTINVAEKLSIIVKEMRVQLTENASDNHASYVDGDASRVNGEAPLCVYFINGSCNKGSQCLFSHSLQAKVPTCKYFFSLQGCRNGESCFFSHDSGSTLSFSLTPSLPEDDDFNAASLLQFLPASLDGCILLLDDTDLHFSSNLARHYDPSKIISTTSMSDTAISDPSLEGVRILWGLHHPHQTIVSRAGRNPIPWSEIKCILWFPNLDGHGENLERETIVQNFFEHLAIRIIADSLYELRIIITMNNIRFSQLQVEKLGRDSFFFLRESFPFDEASFGELSDVVTTRKPMLASKPISYVFDLQPPTDIQFDDYAATLRKCLHDINGCT from the exons ATGGCGGCTTCATCTTCTCCGACTGGCTCGTGTAGCTCCTCATATGTTTCTCCATTTTCGCAACCGGAGTTCTCGTCTCTCCCGGTGATGTCGCTCAGAGAGAAAATCGTCGAGAAAATCAAGGAAAATCGTGTTACTCTCATAGTCGGCGAGACTGGCTGTG GTAAGAGTTCTCAAATCCCACAGTTTCTCCTGGAAGAAAACATGGAACCCATTATATGCACACAACCCAGGAGATTTGCTGTTGTTGCTGTTGCTAAAATGGTAGCACAAGCTCGTAACTGTGAGCTGGGAGGAGAGGTTGGGTATCATATAGGCCATTCAAAGCTCTTCTCAGCAAG ATCAAAGATTGTTTTTAAAACAGCTGGTGTTTTGTtagaagaaatgaaagaaaagggGTTGAATGCACTCAAATACAAAGTTATCATTCTTGATGAAGTGCATGAAAGATCCATCGAGTCTGATCTTGCTCTCGTCTGTGTAAAGCAGTTTCTGTTAAAGAACAATGACTTGAG GGTGGTATTGATGTCTGCAACTGCTGATTTTGGAAGATACCGAGATTATTTTAAAGATCTTGGCAGGGGTGAAAGAGTTGAAGTGCTTGCAATCCCTAGCTCCGACCAGCAAGCACTTTTTCAGAGAAGAGTTTCATATCTTGAACAG ATAACTGAATTTCTTGGAATAAGTTCAGAGTCATTGGCTGCTAGATATTGTTCAGGACCAAACCCTTCCATGGCAGCTGCTGATATTAAACCAGAAGTACACAGACTTATATATGATTtaatagtgcatattcatgataatGAACCAGATATtgaaaagggcattttggttttCCTTCCTACATACCGTGACTTGGAACAGCAGTGGAACCTTCTAAAGCCACTTAGTTCATGGTTTAAAGTTCACATTTTACATCGAAGCGTTGACACTGAACAAGCTCTCATGGCTATGAAAATCTGGAAATCACATCGTAAG GTGATATTGGCCACAAATATTGCAGAATCTTCTGTGACAATACCCAAAGTAGCATATGTCATTGATTCCTGCCGATCTTTGCAAGTTTTTTGGGATTTTACAAGGAAAATGGATTCTGCAGAGCTTATTTGGGTTTCTAAATCTCAG GCTGACCAACGTAAAGGTAGAACTGGTAGAACCTGTGATGGCCAGATTTATCGGTTGGTCACAGGATCATTTTTCAACAAGCTTCAGGAACACGAGTCTCCAGCTATACTCAGGTTATCATTACGGCAACAAGTCCTTATGATTTGCTGTGCTGAATCTAAAGCCATTAATGATCCCAGGG CCTTGTTGCAAAAGGTTTTGGATCCTCCTCATCCTGAAGCTGTTGAAGAAGCATTAAACTTGCTTGTTCGCATAAAAGCACTGAGAATCTCTACTAGAGGCCGGTATGAGCCTTCGTTTTATGGAAGGTTGCTTGCTAGCTTCTCATTGTCCTTTGATGCCTCTGTTCTTATACTCAAGTTCGGAGATATTGGATTGTTGCGTGAAGGCATTCTGATGGGTATATTGATGGATACACAGCCTCTACCGATTCTTCATCCTTTTGGAGAAGAACATTTG TTTACAGAGTACACATTCCGCTACTTTGGTGGTGATTGTAACAACATTGTGAAACTTGGTCGAAAGGAGATGGTGTTAATTGGAAACTTGTGTGCATATCAGTTTTGGCAACGTGTATTTAAG GATAAGCACCGTCTTGAACACCTTAAACGACTTTCTAGGTTTGATGAAATGAAAGCTGTGACATCTCTGCTACTGAAGATTGAAGAGGAATGGTGCTCATTTCATAATCTTGTGCAGTCATCTCTACATCAAGTTTCTGAGATAT ATGAAGATGTACTAAATTCACTGCATCGGTTTCGTCCCAGATTTCTGGCTAAATGTGATGGCCTACCAACCTACTATGATCCTTATGAATTTGGCCATGTGTGTCTTCTAAAATCTCAGAGAAATGGAGATAGGGTTGTTGCTGCAGATGATGAAGACGAGCCATCTAATGAAACGAAAAAATGTTGTGCTGTACCATTTGTTGCTTCTGGACACTTTCAGACTATTAATGTGGCTGAAAAATTGTCAATCATTGTCAAAGAG ATGAGAGTTCAATTAACAGAAAATGCATCTGATAATCATGCTAGCTATGTTGATGGTGATGCGTCTCGAGTAAATGGGGAGGCTCCTTTGTGTGTGTATTTTATAAATGGATCCTGCAACAAGGGCAGTCAATGCTTATTTTCTCATTCACTTCAAGCAAAAGTACCTACTTGCAAATACTTTTTCTCTTTACAG GGTTGTCGAAATGGAGAGTCGTGTTTCTTTTCCCATGATTCGGGATCAACATTATCATTTAGCCTGACTCCAAGCTTGCCAGAGGATGATGATTTCAATGCTGCCTCCCTTCTACAATTTCTTCCAGCATCTCTAGATGGATGCATTCTTCTATTAGATGACACTGACTTGCATTTCTCCTCAAATCTTGCTCGCCACTATGATCCCTCCAAAATAATATCCACAACAAGCATGTCTGACACTGCAATAAGTGATCCATCGTTGGAGGGTGTCCGAATTTTGTGGGGTCTCCATCACCCGCACCAGACTATTGTTTCTAGAGCAGGGAGGAATCCCATTCCATGGAGTGAAATTAAGTGCATACTATGGTTCCCTAATTTAGATGGCCATGGTGAAAATTTGGAGAGAGAGACAATTGTGCAGAATTTCTTTGAGCATTTAGCTATCAGAATTATAGCTGATTCCTTGTATGAACTGCGAATTAtcatcaccatgaacaacattagatTTTCACAGTTACAG GTGGAAAAGTTGGGTAGAGACAGCTTCTTTTTCCTTAGAGAGTCCTTTCCATTTGATGAAGCAAGCTTTGGGGAGCTATCAGATGTTGTCACAACTAGGAAGCCAATGTTGGCATCAAAGCCTATCTCGTACGTCTTTGACTTGCAGCCACCTACTGACATTCAGTTTGATGACTATGCAGCCACTCTTCGCAAATGCCTGCATGATATTAATGGATGTACGTAA